One genomic segment of Mycolicibacterium neworleansense includes these proteins:
- a CDS encoding thioesterase family protein — protein MTGSTLFTDAMALTPVGDGVYHGHLNEHWTIGPKVHGGAMLALCANAARTEYGTAAQPLAVSGNFLWAPDPGPMEVVTTVHKRGRRIGLVDVELRQAERTAVTVSVTLGEPEHHVPPLLSFNPVVPLMTPEPPPGLEPIGPGHPMEHVVHLAHGCDIRPALHTMGPRTDGGPPVFEYWVRPKGVAPDVLFALLCGDVSAPVTFAVERTGWAPTVQLTAYLRALPADGWLRVMCTSVQIGQDWFDEDHIVVDCEGRIIVQTRQLAMVPAAG, from the coding sequence ATGACTGGCTCCACCCTGTTCACCGATGCCATGGCACTGACACCCGTCGGCGACGGCGTCTATCACGGCCACCTCAACGAGCACTGGACGATCGGGCCCAAGGTGCACGGCGGCGCGATGCTCGCGCTGTGCGCCAACGCGGCGCGCACCGAGTACGGCACCGCCGCGCAGCCGCTGGCGGTGTCCGGAAACTTCCTGTGGGCGCCGGATCCCGGTCCGATGGAGGTGGTCACCACGGTGCACAAGCGGGGCCGCCGCATCGGCTTGGTCGACGTGGAGCTGCGGCAGGCCGAGCGCACCGCGGTCACGGTGTCGGTGACGCTGGGCGAACCGGAGCATCACGTGCCGCCGCTGCTGTCGTTCAACCCCGTGGTGCCGTTGATGACGCCGGAGCCGCCGCCGGGACTGGAGCCGATCGGTCCCGGGCATCCGATGGAGCACGTCGTACACCTGGCGCACGGCTGCGACATCCGCCCGGCGTTGCACACGATGGGTCCGCGCACCGACGGCGGCCCGCCCGTGTTCGAGTACTGGGTGCGTCCGAAGGGGGTCGCTCCCGACGTTCTGTTCGCGCTCCTGTGCGGCGATGTGTCGGCTCCGGTGACCTTCGCCGTGGAGCGCACCGGTTGGGCGCCCACGGTCCAGCTGACGGCCTATCTGCGGGCATTGCCGGCCGATGGGTGGCTGCGGGTGATGTGCACGTCGGTCCAGATCGGCCAGGACTGGTTCGACGAGGACCACATCGTGGTCGACTGCGAGGGCCGGATCATCGTGCAGACGCGGCAGCTGGCGATGGTCCCCGCGGCGGGCTGA
- a CDS encoding sugar phosphate isomerase/epimerase family protein codes for MRPAIKIGLSTASVYPLRTEAAFEYAARLGYDGVELMVWAESVSQDIDVIAKMSAHYGVPVLSVHAPCLLISQRVWGANPIPKLERSVRAAEQLGAQTVVVHPPFRWQRRYAEGFTDQVAQLEADSEVLVAVENMFPFRADRFFGAGGTSIERMRKRGGGPGPGITAFAPSYDPLDGNHAHYTLDLSHTATAGTDAMDMARRMGDGLVHLHLCDGKGASTDEHLVPGRGTQPAAEVCQMLAAGNFSGHVVLEVTTSAAKTATEREALLTESLQFARTHLLR; via the coding sequence GTGCGCCCAGCCATCAAGATCGGCCTGTCCACCGCCTCGGTCTATCCGCTGAGGACGGAGGCGGCGTTCGAGTACGCCGCGCGCCTCGGCTACGACGGCGTCGAGCTGATGGTGTGGGCGGAGTCGGTGAGCCAGGACATCGACGTGATCGCCAAGATGTCCGCGCACTACGGCGTGCCGGTGCTGTCGGTGCATGCGCCGTGCCTGTTGATCTCGCAGCGAGTGTGGGGCGCCAACCCGATCCCGAAGTTGGAACGCAGCGTGCGGGCCGCCGAACAGTTGGGTGCGCAGACCGTCGTGGTGCATCCGCCGTTCCGCTGGCAGCGCCGCTACGCCGAGGGATTCACCGACCAGGTCGCCCAGTTGGAAGCCGACAGCGAGGTGCTGGTGGCGGTGGAGAACATGTTCCCGTTCCGTGCCGACCGGTTCTTCGGGGCGGGCGGTACCTCCATCGAGCGGATGCGCAAGCGCGGCGGCGGGCCCGGGCCTGGGATCACGGCGTTCGCGCCGTCCTACGACCCGTTGGACGGCAACCACGCGCATTACACGCTCGACCTGAGCCACACCGCGACGGCGGGCACCGATGCCATGGACATGGCGCGGCGCATGGGGGACGGCCTCGTGCACCTGCATCTGTGCGACGGCAAGGGCGCTTCGACCGACGAGCATCTGGTGCCCGGCCGCGGCACCCAGCCCGCCGCCGAGGTGTGCCAGATGCTGGCGGCCGGCAACTTCTCCGGCCACGTCGTCCTGGAGGTCACCACCTCGGCGGCCAAGACGGCCACCGAGCGTGAGGCGCTGCTGACCGAGTCGCTGCAATTCGCCCGCACCCACCTGCTGCGCTGA
- a CDS encoding FUSC family protein, translating to MTGPENSPSGTRPISVAELLAKNGTIGAPPVGGRRRRRRGNSDAVTVAELTGEIPVITDDMELEPRDEPVPAPDPLVDTAVVPPILDEPREPREPREPREAREPREPRVRNGGPRPPRAARVKPPRPVEPEEVRTEAEDDYEAHLAARDADPEPVEFRPRPRRAQPKTPARDYRPSGTGAERMSPDPLYDLDEDDEAASADAFVEPDADAHDVDAAGAGYDDYDDDYGDGSYSSLGPLFGGESVSDDVARRRGGVDDIDVEHDGLREDTAETDGFDEHDEFDEDQAPSSPLVRGLWIVGQCVIAVAFGAGLFVAFDQLWKWNTIVALVLGVLVILGLAGGVRVVRKTEDIGSTLTAVAVGALVTFGPLALLQAS from the coding sequence ATGACAGGACCAGAGAACAGCCCATCCGGCACCCGACCGATCTCGGTCGCGGAGTTGCTGGCAAAGAACGGGACGATCGGGGCACCCCCGGTCGGCGGCCGCCGTCGGCGCCGTCGCGGTAACAGCGACGCGGTGACGGTCGCCGAACTCACCGGCGAGATCCCCGTCATCACCGATGACATGGAGCTCGAACCCCGAGACGAGCCGGTTCCCGCGCCTGACCCACTGGTCGACACCGCCGTCGTGCCACCCATCCTCGACGAGCCCCGAGAGCCCCGCGAGCCCCGCGAGCCGCGTGAGGCCCGCGAACCTCGCGAGCCGCGGGTCCGCAACGGTGGCCCACGGCCCCCTCGGGCCGCACGGGTCAAGCCGCCAAGGCCGGTGGAGCCCGAAGAGGTGCGCACCGAGGCCGAGGACGATTACGAAGCGCACCTCGCCGCACGCGATGCCGATCCCGAACCCGTCGAATTCCGGCCACGTCCGCGGCGCGCGCAGCCCAAGACGCCGGCCCGTGATTACCGACCCTCGGGCACCGGTGCCGAGCGGATGAGCCCTGACCCCCTCTACGACCTCGACGAGGACGATGAGGCGGCGTCGGCCGACGCGTTCGTGGAACCGGATGCCGACGCTCATGACGTGGACGCGGCCGGCGCCGGGTACGACGACTACGACGACGACTACGGCGATGGTTCGTATTCGTCGCTCGGACCGCTGTTCGGCGGAGAGTCCGTCTCCGACGACGTGGCCCGCCGCCGCGGCGGCGTCGACGACATCGACGTCGAGCACGACGGCCTGCGCGAGGACACCGCCGAAACCGACGGTTTCGACGAGCACGACGAGTTCGACGAGGACCAGGCGCCCAGCTCCCCGCTGGTCCGCGGATTGTGGATCGTCGGTCAGTGCGTGATCGCGGTGGCCTTCGGTGCCGGCCTGTTCGTCGCCTTCGATCAGCTGTGGAAGTGGAACACCATCGTCGCGCTGGTGCTCGGCGTGCTGGTGATCCTCGGCCTGGCCGGTGGTGTGCGGGTCGTTCGCAAGACCGAGGACATCGGCAGCACGCTGACCGCGGTGGCGGTCGGAGCATTGGTCACCTTCGGACCCTTGGCGTTGCTGCAGGCGAGTTAG
- a CDS encoding Ppx/GppA phosphatase family protein, with amino-acid sequence MRLGVLDVGSNTVHLLVVDARRGGHPTPMSSTKAALRLAEAIDSSGKLTRKGADSLVATVDEFAKIATSSGCAELMAFATSAVRDATNSEEVLARVRAETGVSLGVLSGVDESRLTFLAVRRWYGWSAGRIINIDIGGGSLELSSGVDEEPEVALSLPLGAGRLTREWLSEDPPGRRRVAMLRDWLATELADAGATMRRSGNPDLAVATSKTFRSLARLTGAAPSGAGPRVKRTLTAAGLRQLIAFISRMTAADRAELEGVSAERAPQIVAGALVAEASMRALEIDSVDICPWALREGLILRKLDSEADGTALVETSARDAGR; translated from the coding sequence GTGCGGTTAGGCGTGCTCGATGTCGGTAGTAACACGGTTCATCTCCTCGTGGTGGATGCGCGCCGTGGCGGCCATCCGACTCCGATGAGCTCCACGAAGGCGGCCCTGCGGCTCGCCGAGGCCATCGACAGCTCGGGCAAGTTGACCCGCAAGGGTGCCGACAGCCTGGTGGCCACCGTCGACGAGTTCGCCAAGATCGCCACCAGTTCGGGTTGCGCCGAATTGATGGCGTTTGCCACCTCGGCGGTGCGCGACGCCACCAACTCCGAGGAGGTGCTGGCCAGGGTCCGGGCCGAGACCGGGGTGTCGCTCGGCGTGCTCAGCGGCGTCGACGAATCCCGGCTGACCTTCCTGGCGGTGCGCCGCTGGTACGGCTGGAGCGCAGGTCGGATCATCAACATCGACATCGGCGGCGGCTCGCTGGAGTTGTCCAGCGGGGTCGACGAAGAGCCCGAGGTGGCGCTCTCGCTGCCGCTGGGAGCGGGCCGGCTCACCAGGGAGTGGTTGTCCGAAGACCCACCTGGGCGGCGCCGGGTCGCGATGCTGCGCGACTGGCTGGCCACCGAACTGGCCGACGCCGGTGCCACCATGCGCCGATCCGGGAACCCGGACCTGGCGGTGGCGACGTCGAAGACCTTCCGCTCGCTGGCCCGACTGACCGGGGCGGCCCCTTCGGGCGCAGGCCCGCGGGTCAAGCGGACCCTCACCGCCGCCGGATTAAGACAGCTCATAGCTTTCATCTCTAGGATGACAGCGGCTGACCGTGCCGAACTGGAAGGGGTGAGTGCCGAGCGGGCACCACAGATCGTGGCCGGTGCTTTGGTAGCTGAAGCTAGTATGCGAGCACTGGAGATCGATTCCGTCGACATTTGCCCCTGGGCGTTGCGGGAGGGGTTGATTCTGCGGAAACTCGACAGCGAGGCCGACGGCACAGCCTTGGTAGAGACGTCGGCGCGGGACGCCGGACGTTAA
- the regX gene encoding two-component sensory transduction protein RegX — MTSVLIVEDEESLADPLAFLLRKEGFEATVVADGPSALAEFERSGADIVLLDLMLPGMSGTDVCKQLRARSSVPVIMVTARDSEIDKVVGLELGADDYVTKPYSARELIARIRAVLRRGADTDDSAVGDGVLEAGPVRMDVERHVVSVNGEQITLPLKEFDLLEYLMRNSGRVLTRGQLIDRVWGADYVGDTKTLDVHVKRLRSKIEADPANPVHLVTVRGLGYKLEG, encoded by the coding sequence ATGACCAGCGTGTTGATCGTTGAGGACGAGGAGTCGCTGGCCGATCCCCTGGCATTCCTGCTGCGCAAGGAAGGCTTTGAGGCCACCGTGGTCGCCGACGGTCCCTCCGCTCTGGCCGAGTTCGAGCGCTCCGGCGCCGATATCGTCCTGCTGGACCTGATGCTGCCGGGGATGAGCGGTACCGACGTCTGTAAGCAATTGCGTGCCCGTTCCAGCGTGCCGGTGATCATGGTCACCGCCCGCGACAGTGAGATCGACAAGGTCGTCGGCCTCGAGCTGGGCGCCGACGACTATGTCACCAAGCCGTATTCGGCCCGCGAGCTGATCGCGCGGATCCGGGCGGTGCTGCGCCGCGGCGCCGACACCGACGACAGCGCCGTGGGCGACGGCGTGCTCGAAGCCGGGCCGGTGCGGATGGACGTCGAACGGCACGTCGTCAGCGTCAACGGAGAGCAGATCACCTTGCCGCTCAAGGAGTTCGACCTCCTGGAGTACCTGATGCGCAACAGCGGCCGGGTGCTGACCCGCGGCCAGCTCATCGACCGGGTGTGGGGCGCCGACTATGTCGGCGACACCAAAACCCTTGACGTACATGTCAAACGGCTGCGCTCCAAGATCGAGGCGGACCCGGCCAACCCGGTGCACCTGGTCACCGTGCGCGGCCTCGGTTACAAGCTGGAGGGCTGA
- a CDS encoding sensor histidine kinase, translating to MSLVSALLLTAVVSLLALIIGAGVAAVVAPRIVAGRQRRQADEAGLTVSQMLQHIVSASPNGIVVVDTFNDVVYANDRATELGVVRDRLLDDRAWRAAEQVFATGQAIDVDLSPRKLPHPGRSGISVRGWVRLLADQDRRFAVVYADDQSEHARMEATRRDFVANVSHELKTPVGAMRVLAEALQASADDPDMVRRFSDKMVAESLRLADMVGELIELSRLQGAERLPDLDAVDVDTVVSEALSRHKVAADKADISITTDAATGYRVLGDQNLLVTAIANLVSNAIAYSPNGSGISVSRRRRGGSVEIAVTDRGIGIAKADQERVFERFFRVDKARSRATGGTGLGLAIVKHVAANHNGTIRLWSQPGTGSTFTLSIPAYPETDEPTSGSDDRED from the coding sequence GTGAGCTTGGTGTCGGCGTTACTGCTGACGGCGGTCGTGTCGTTGCTCGCGCTGATCATCGGTGCGGGTGTGGCCGCCGTAGTCGCGCCCCGCATCGTCGCCGGGCGGCAACGTCGTCAGGCCGATGAGGCCGGCCTGACGGTGTCGCAGATGCTGCAGCACATCGTGTCCGCATCGCCCAACGGCATCGTGGTCGTCGACACGTTCAACGACGTGGTCTACGCCAACGACCGGGCCACCGAACTCGGCGTGGTGCGCGACCGGCTCCTCGACGACCGGGCCTGGCGGGCCGCCGAGCAGGTGTTCGCCACCGGCCAGGCCATCGACGTCGACCTGTCCCCGCGCAAGCTGCCGCACCCCGGGCGGTCCGGCATCTCGGTGCGCGGCTGGGTGCGGCTGCTGGCCGACCAGGACCGTCGCTTCGCCGTCGTCTACGCCGACGACCAGTCCGAGCACGCGAGGATGGAAGCGACTCGCCGGGATTTCGTGGCCAACGTCAGCCACGAACTCAAGACCCCGGTGGGGGCGATGCGCGTGCTGGCCGAAGCGTTGCAGGCCTCCGCCGACGACCCGGACATGGTGCGCCGGTTCTCCGACAAGATGGTGGCCGAATCGCTGCGGCTGGCCGACATGGTCGGCGAGCTGATCGAACTGTCCCGGCTGCAGGGCGCCGAGCGGCTGCCCGACCTGGACGCCGTCGACGTCGACACCGTGGTGTCCGAGGCGCTGTCACGGCACAAGGTGGCCGCCGACAAGGCCGACATCTCGATCACCACCGACGCCGCGACGGGCTACCGGGTGCTGGGCGATCAGAACTTGCTCGTCACCGCCATCGCCAACCTGGTGTCGAACGCAATTGCATACTCACCCAACGGATCCGGCATATCCGTGAGCCGGCGCCGGCGGGGTGGCAGTGTCGAGATCGCGGTCACCGACCGCGGTATCGGAATCGCCAAGGCCGATCAGGAACGGGTCTTCGAGCGGTTCTTCCGGGTCGACAAGGCCCGGTCGCGCGCCACCGGCGGCACCGGGCTGGGCCTGGCGATCGTCAAACACGTGGCCGCCAACCACAACGGAACCATCCGGCTGTGGAGTCAGCCGGGCACCGGGTCGACATTCACCTTGTCGATCCCGGCCTATCCCGAAACCGATGAGCCAACCAGTGGCTCGGACGACCGAGAGGATTAG
- a CDS encoding phosphoglyceromutase yields MPTLILLRHGESDWNQKNLFTGWVDVDLTDKGRAEAIRGGKLLVEEDVLPDVVYTSLLRRAITTANLALDAADRHWIPVHRDWRLNERHYGALQGLDKAATKEKFGEEQFMAWRRSYDTPPPPIEKGSEFSQDADPRYAEIGGGPLTECLKDVVTRFVPYYEETIVPDLKAGKTVLIAAHGNSLRALVKYLDGMSDEEVVGLNIPTGIPLRYELDDNLKPLVAGGEYLDPEAAAAGAAAVAAQGAKK; encoded by the coding sequence ATGCCGACGCTGATCCTGCTCCGCCACGGTGAGAGCGACTGGAACCAGAAGAACCTGTTCACCGGATGGGTCGACGTCGACCTCACCGACAAGGGCCGTGCCGAAGCCATCCGCGGCGGCAAGCTGCTCGTCGAGGAGGACGTACTGCCGGACGTGGTCTACACGTCGCTGCTGCGCCGCGCGATCACCACCGCGAATCTCGCGCTCGACGCCGCCGACCGGCATTGGATCCCGGTGCACCGGGACTGGCGGCTCAACGAGCGTCACTACGGTGCGCTGCAGGGCCTGGACAAGGCCGCCACCAAGGAGAAGTTCGGCGAAGAGCAGTTCATGGCGTGGCGCCGCAGCTACGACACCCCGCCGCCGCCGATCGAGAAGGGCAGCGAGTTCAGTCAGGACGCCGACCCGCGCTACGCGGAGATCGGTGGCGGCCCGCTGACCGAATGCCTCAAGGACGTGGTGACCCGGTTCGTGCCCTATTACGAGGAAACGATCGTCCCCGACCTCAAGGCCGGCAAGACCGTGCTGATCGCCGCCCACGGAAACTCGCTGCGTGCCCTGGTCAAGTACCTCGACGGTATGTCCGACGAAGAGGTCGTCGGCCTGAACATCCCGACCGGCATCCCGCTGCGCTACGAGCTGGACGACAATCTCAAGCCGCTGGTCGCCGGTGGTGAATACCTCGACCCGGAGGCAGCCGCCGCCGGGGCCGCCGCGGTGGCCGCGCAGGGAGCCAAGAAGTAG
- a CDS encoding type III secretion system chaperone family protein codes for MSDVAKVITDTLDEHELAYHRHEGAHGGLPGIVVELPGERKLKTNTILSIGEHSVRVEAFVCRKPDENFEGVYRFLLKRNRRLYGVAYTLDNVGDIYLVGRMALHSVTAEEIDRVLGQVLEAVDSDFNTLLELGFRSSIQKEWEWRVSRGESLNNLEAFEHLIDD; via the coding sequence ATGAGCGACGTCGCAAAGGTCATCACCGACACCCTCGACGAGCACGAACTCGCCTACCACCGGCACGAGGGCGCCCACGGCGGACTGCCCGGCATCGTCGTAGAGCTGCCCGGTGAGCGCAAGCTCAAGACGAACACCATCCTGAGCATCGGCGAGCACTCGGTCCGCGTCGAGGCGTTCGTGTGTCGCAAGCCCGACGAGAACTTCGAAGGCGTCTACCGGTTCCTGCTCAAGCGCAACCGCAGGCTCTACGGGGTGGCCTACACCCTCGACAACGTCGGCGACATCTACCTGGTCGGGCGGATGGCCCTGCACTCGGTCACCGCCGAGGAGATCGACCGGGTGCTCGGGCAGGTGCTCGAGGCCGTCGACTCCGACTTCAACACACTGCTGGAACTGGGTTTCCGCTCATCGATCCAGAAAGAGTGGGAATGGCGGGTTTCGCGCGGTGAGTCGCTGAATAACCTCGAAGCGTTCGAGCACCTCATCGACGACTGA
- the mshA gene encoding D-inositol-3-phosphate glycosyltransferase, which translates to MRLATDLEVPRRVAVLSVHTSPLAQPGTGDAGGMNVYVLQTALQLARRGVEVEVFTRATSSSDAPVVSVAPGVLVRNVVAGPFEGLDKYDLPTQLCAFTAGVLRAEATHEPGYYDVVHSHYWLSGQVGWLARDRWAVPLVHTAHTLAAVKNASLAAGDSPEPPLRAVGEQQVVDEADRLIVNTEHEAQQLVSLHHADPGRIDVVHPGVDLDAFTPGDRDAARAVLGIAPDEQVVAFVGRIQPLKAPDVLLRAAAKLPGVRVLVAGGPSGSGLAEPDTLVRLADELGITDRVTFLPPQSREQLVNVYRAADLVAVPSYSESFGLVAIEAQACGTPVVAAAVGGLPVAVADGVSGALVDGHDVDDWAAAIDDVLQRDPGPLRLAAAAHAAQFSWGHTVDALLTSYAHAMSDYRSRHRRPAGRRPGRRFALRRGVRT; encoded by the coding sequence GTGCGTCTAGCCACGGACCTCGAGGTTCCCCGCCGCGTTGCGGTGTTATCCGTACATACGTCGCCGCTGGCGCAGCCGGGTACCGGTGACGCCGGCGGAATGAACGTCTACGTGCTGCAGACCGCATTGCAGCTGGCCCGTCGCGGGGTCGAGGTGGAGGTTTTCACCAGGGCCACCTCGTCGTCGGACGCCCCGGTGGTCTCGGTGGCGCCGGGTGTGCTGGTGCGCAACGTGGTGGCCGGGCCGTTCGAGGGGCTGGACAAATACGACCTGCCCACCCAGCTGTGCGCGTTCACCGCGGGTGTGTTGCGCGCCGAGGCGACGCACGAGCCCGGCTACTACGACGTCGTGCACTCGCACTATTGGCTGTCCGGTCAGGTCGGCTGGCTGGCCCGCGACCGCTGGGCGGTGCCGCTGGTGCACACCGCGCACACCCTGGCCGCGGTGAAGAACGCCTCCCTGGCCGCCGGTGACTCACCCGAGCCGCCGTTGCGTGCGGTGGGGGAGCAGCAGGTGGTCGACGAGGCCGACCGTCTCATCGTCAACACCGAACACGAAGCCCAGCAACTGGTTTCATTGCATCACGCCGACCCGGGCCGGATCGATGTGGTGCATCCGGGAGTGGACCTGGACGCCTTCACTCCGGGGGATCGCGACGCGGCCCGGGCCGTGCTGGGAATCGCTCCCGACGAGCAGGTGGTCGCTTTCGTGGGCCGGATCCAGCCGCTCAAGGCGCCCGACGTGCTGCTGCGCGCCGCGGCCAAGCTGCCCGGGGTCCGGGTGCTGGTCGCCGGCGGACCGTCCGGCAGCGGCCTGGCCGAGCCCGACACCCTGGTTCGGCTGGCCGACGAACTGGGTATCACCGACCGCGTGACGTTCCTGCCGCCCCAGTCCCGAGAACAGCTGGTCAACGTGTACCGCGCCGCGGATCTGGTGGCCGTGCCCAGCTACTCCGAATCGTTCGGCCTGGTCGCCATCGAGGCCCAGGCCTGCGGCACCCCGGTGGTGGCGGCCGCGGTGGGCGGGCTGCCGGTCGCGGTGGCCGACGGCGTCAGCGGAGCCCTGGTCGACGGGCACGACGTCGACGACTGGGCGGCCGCCATCGACGACGTGCTGCAGCGCGACCCGGGCCCGTTGCGGCTGGCCGCCGCGGCCCATGCCGCGCAGTTCTCCTGGGGGCACACCGTCGACGCCCTGCTGACCAGTTACGCCCACGCGATGAGCGACTACCGGTCCCGCCACCGCAGGCCCGCCGGTCGCCGTCCCGGGCGGCGCTTCGCGCTGCGTCGGGGGGTGCGGACATGA
- a CDS encoding SDR family oxidoreductase, translating into MTTSQPDKRVAVVTGASAGIGAATAKSLAALGFHVVCAARRADRVQGLAEEIGGTAIVADVTDQASVDAMAAQLDQVDVLVNNAGGARGLEPVLDADLEHWRWMWETNVLGTLRVSRALLPKLIASGDGLIVTVTSIAAFETYDGGSGYTAAKHGQGALHRTLRGELLGKPVRLTEIAPGAVETEFSLVRFDGDQERADNVYRGITPLVAEDVAEVIGFVASRPSHVNLDQIVIRPRDQAPHGRFNRK; encoded by the coding sequence GTGACGACATCGCAGCCAGACAAAAGGGTGGCAGTGGTTACCGGCGCCAGCGCCGGGATCGGCGCTGCTACCGCCAAATCCCTTGCAGCCCTGGGCTTTCACGTAGTCTGCGCGGCCCGCCGGGCCGACCGGGTCCAGGGCCTGGCCGAGGAGATCGGCGGCACCGCAATTGTGGCGGACGTCACTGACCAGGCCTCGGTCGACGCCATGGCCGCCCAGCTGGACCAGGTGGATGTGCTGGTGAACAACGCCGGCGGAGCCCGGGGACTGGAGCCCGTACTGGACGCTGACCTTGAGCATTGGCGGTGGATGTGGGAAACCAACGTACTGGGCACCCTGCGCGTCTCCCGGGCCCTGCTGCCCAAGCTCATCGCCTCCGGCGACGGCCTGATCGTCACGGTCACCTCGATCGCGGCGTTCGAGACATATGACGGTGGCTCGGGCTACACCGCGGCCAAACACGGCCAGGGTGCGCTGCACCGCACGCTGCGCGGCGAGCTTCTCGGAAAACCGGTGCGGCTCACCGAGATTGCGCCCGGCGCGGTGGAGACGGAGTTCTCCCTGGTGCGCTTCGACGGCGATCAGGAACGCGCCGACAACGTGTACCGGGGCATCACACCGCTGGTCGCCGAGGATGTCGCCGAGGTGATCGGGTTCGTCGCTTCGCGGCCCTCACACGTCAACCTCGACCAGATCGTGATCCGCCCGCGCGACCAGGCCCCGCACGGGCGTTTCAACCGGAAATAG